One genomic window of Misgurnus anguillicaudatus chromosome 12, ASM2758022v2, whole genome shotgun sequence includes the following:
- the LOC141368975 gene encoding uncharacterized protein isoform X2, whose amino-acid sequence MSAVNSHMKDALIIPLWTPGHYTLCVLRPQQQEILLLDSKYPYKPQGFQHEGYQNVISDLAKSLVNGIWTERTGIDIKGLPPQPYGNDCGIFILMYAWYIVTNSPFDFSIHDMAELRRWWCVIVMENLDLEGHGRKFAHWTDMAKAVVMGKLQPVFRIPRKRKLEQIMQEHAYTKKAEKHHKLETRPESLR is encoded by the exons ATGTCAgcg GTGAATTCGCACATGAAAGATGCCTTGATTATTCCTTTGTGGACCCCTGGGCACTACACGCTGTGT GTTTTGAGACCACAACAACAAGAAATCTTGTTACTGGACTCCAAATATCCATACAAACCACAAGGGTTTCAACATGAGGGATATCAAAATGTTATAAG TGACCTTGCAAAAAGTCTGGTGAATGGGATTTGGACAGAGAGAACTGGCATTGACATAAAG GGACTTCCTCCACAACCTTACGGGAATGACTGTGGCATCTTCATTTTGATG TACGCATGGTATATAGTGACAAACTCTCCTTTTGATTTCTCCATT CATGACATGGCTGAACTCAGAAGGTGGTGGTGTGTCATCGTTATGGAGAACCTGGACTTGGAAGG GCATGGTAGAAAGTTTGCTCACTGGACAGACATGGCAAAGGCTGTGGTTATGGGGAAACTTCAGCCAGTTTTCCGCATTCCGAGGAAACGGAAACTGGAACAAATCATGCAA GAACATGCATACACCAAGAAGGCAGAGAAGCACCACAAGCTAGAGACTCGTCCTGAGTCCCTT AGGTGA
- the LOC129447508 gene encoding uncharacterized protein: MCTRNVHNPDNRQKVAKFMCHDTSNLSSRQAVEHRRLFEEALMGVEVSPSKPAEEEQQPTKRRAKSKHGAKAKRTKRAASPPDSPPSTSSSEEEPVTYQESGVSSLESPSSLEEYPTHLEPESSVAASSSKPSVVPSSAGSSPRPAESPELAAQEPATSEPAASEPAASEPAASEPATSEPTAPEPTAPEPAARPKRPVRTTRRKPMVVLSPLKVSPAKGSPVRRPIASYQLSGLAKASRARAKVQRALREMKK; the protein is encoded by the exons ATGTGTACGAGGAACGTGCACAACCCGGACAACCGGCAGAAAGTGGCAAAGTTTATGTGCCACGACACCTCCAATTTGAGTTCAAGGCAGGCCGTGGAGCATCGCCGGTTGTTCGAGGAGGCGTTGATGGGGGTGGAGGTGTCACCATCTAAGCCGGCCGAGGAGGAGCAGCAGCCCACCAAGAGGCGGGCCAAGAGCAAGCACGGCGCGAAGGCCAAGCGGACAAAGAGGGCCGCCTCTCCGCCCGACTCCCCGCCTTCGACGAGCAGCTCGGAGGAGGAGCCCGTGACATATCAGGAGTCAGGGGTATCTTCACTTGAGTCTCCCTCG AGCTTGGAAGAGTACCCCACCCACCTTGAGCCCGAGAGCTCGGTGGCAGCCTCCTCCTCAAAGCCGTCGGTCGTGCCGTCCTCGGCGGGGTCGTCCCCTCGGCCGGCTGAGTCTCCGGAACTCGCAGCCCAGGAACCGGCCACCTCCGAGCCAGCCGCCTCAGAGCCCGCAGCCTCAGAGCCCGCCGCCTCAGAGCCCGCCACGTCCGAGCCGACAGCCCCCGAGCCGACAGCCCCCGAGCCGGCAGCACGGCCTAAAAGACCTGTCAGGACCACCAGGAGGAAACCCATGGTGGTCCTGTCACCTCTGAAGGTGTCGCCGGCGAAGGGGTCGCCGGTGAGGAGACCTATTGCGTCTTACCAACTGTCTGGCTTGGCCAAAGCGAGTCGTGCGCGGGCTAAGGTGCAGCGGGCACTAAGGGAAATGAAAAAATAG
- the LOC141368975 gene encoding uncharacterized protein isoform X4: MSAVNSHMKDALIIPLWTPGHYTLCVLRPQQQEILLLDSKYPYKPQGFQHEGYQNVISDLAKSLVNGIWTERTGIDIKGLPPQPYGNDCGIFILMYAWYIVTNSPFDFSIHDMAELRRWWCVIVMENLDLEGHGRKFAHWTDMAKAVVMGKLQPVFRIPRKRKLEQIMNMHTPRRQRSTTS, translated from the exons ATGTCAgcg GTGAATTCGCACATGAAAGATGCCTTGATTATTCCTTTGTGGACCCCTGGGCACTACACGCTGTGT GTTTTGAGACCACAACAACAAGAAATCTTGTTACTGGACTCCAAATATCCATACAAACCACAAGGGTTTCAACATGAGGGATATCAAAATGTTATAAG TGACCTTGCAAAAAGTCTGGTGAATGGGATTTGGACAGAGAGAACTGGCATTGACATAAAG GGACTTCCTCCACAACCTTACGGGAATGACTGTGGCATCTTCATTTTGATG TACGCATGGTATATAGTGACAAACTCTCCTTTTGATTTCTCCATT CATGACATGGCTGAACTCAGAAGGTGGTGGTGTGTCATCGTTATGGAGAACCTGGACTTGGAAGG GCATGGTAGAAAGTTTGCTCACTGGACAGACATGGCAAAGGCTGTGGTTATGGGGAAACTTCAGCCAGTTTTCCGCATTCCGAGGAAACGGAAACTGGAACAAATCAT GAACATGCATACACCAAGAAGGCAGAGAAGCACCACAAGCTAG
- the LOC141368975 gene encoding uncharacterized protein isoform X3: MSAVNSHMKDALIIPLWTPGHYTLCVLRPQQQEILLLDSKYPYKPQGFQHEGYQNVISDLAKSLVNGIWTERTGIDIKGLPPQPYGNDCGIFILMYAWYIVTNSPFDFSIHDMAELRRWWCVIVMENLDLEGHGRKFAHWTDMAKAVVMGKLQPVFRIPRKRKLEQIMQVRTCIHQEGREAPQARDSS; this comes from the exons ATGTCAgcg GTGAATTCGCACATGAAAGATGCCTTGATTATTCCTTTGTGGACCCCTGGGCACTACACGCTGTGT GTTTTGAGACCACAACAACAAGAAATCTTGTTACTGGACTCCAAATATCCATACAAACCACAAGGGTTTCAACATGAGGGATATCAAAATGTTATAAG TGACCTTGCAAAAAGTCTGGTGAATGGGATTTGGACAGAGAGAACTGGCATTGACATAAAG GGACTTCCTCCACAACCTTACGGGAATGACTGTGGCATCTTCATTTTGATG TACGCATGGTATATAGTGACAAACTCTCCTTTTGATTTCTCCATT CATGACATGGCTGAACTCAGAAGGTGGTGGTGTGTCATCGTTATGGAGAACCTGGACTTGGAAGG GCATGGTAGAAAGTTTGCTCACTGGACAGACATGGCAAAGGCTGTGGTTATGGGGAAACTTCAGCCAGTTTTCCGCATTCCGAGGAAACGGAAACTGGAACAAATCATGCAAGTAA GAACATGCATACACCAAGAAGGCAGAGAAGCACCACAAGCTAGAGACTCGTCCTGA
- the LOC141368975 gene encoding uncharacterized protein isoform X1, producing the protein MSAVNSHMKDALIIPLWTPGHYTLCVLRPQQQEILLLDSKYPYKPQGFQHEGYQNVISDLAKSLVNGIWTERTGIDIKGLPPQPYGNDCGIFILMYAWYIVTNSPFDFSIHDMAELRRWWCVIVMENLDLEGHGRKFAHWTDMAKAVVMGKLQPVFRIPRKRKLEQIIGDSLRRRCRLPYPGINMYSLEGCGEQSRV; encoded by the exons ATGTCAgcg GTGAATTCGCACATGAAAGATGCCTTGATTATTCCTTTGTGGACCCCTGGGCACTACACGCTGTGT GTTTTGAGACCACAACAACAAGAAATCTTGTTACTGGACTCCAAATATCCATACAAACCACAAGGGTTTCAACATGAGGGATATCAAAATGTTATAAG TGACCTTGCAAAAAGTCTGGTGAATGGGATTTGGACAGAGAGAACTGGCATTGACATAAAG GGACTTCCTCCACAACCTTACGGGAATGACTGTGGCATCTTCATTTTGATG TACGCATGGTATATAGTGACAAACTCTCCTTTTGATTTCTCCATT CATGACATGGCTGAACTCAGAAGGTGGTGGTGTGTCATCGTTATGGAGAACCTGGACTTGGAAGG GCATGGTAGAAAGTTTGCTCACTGGACAGACATGGCAAAGGCTGTGGTTATGGGGAAACTTCAGCCAGTTTTCCGCATTCCGAGGAAACGGAAACTGGAACAAATCAT AGGTGATTCTCTCAGACGGAGATGCCGCCTACCTTACCCTGGCATTAACATGTACAGCCTTGAGGGATGTGGTGAGCAGTCTAGAGTTTAG
- the LOC141368975 gene encoding uncharacterized protein isoform X5, producing the protein MTSDCPICKKTYSQLSERHPAAAPQTHSSLDTSGWTTYVISVSSFPYRIQFSKFTRQDVSGEFAHERCLDYSFVDPWALHAVCFETTTTRNLVTGLQISSLEFRHRAHYAWLESVVNVRKLPQAVRDMCVPYKIIECRNCKCFFKNWVGYCGNGRRGELRGFYSDTEFLEHCPDCQF; encoded by the exons ATGACGTCTGATTGCCCAATCTGCAAAAAAACATATTCCCAGCTGAGTGAGAggcatccagctgcagccccgcagacTCACTCCTCGCtagacaccagtggctggacaACATACGTCATTTCCGTGTCGTCATTTCCGTATCGTATTCAGTTTTCAAAGTTTACGCGCCAAGATGTCAgcg GTGAATTCGCACATGAAAGATGCCTTGATTATTCCTTTGTGGACCCCTGGGCACTACACGCTGTGT GTTTTGAGACCACAACAACAAGAAATCTTGTTACTGGACTCCAAATATC CAGTCTAGAGTTTAGACACCGGGCCCATTATGCTTGGCTGGAGA GTGTGGTGAATGTCAGAAAACTCCCCCAGGCTGTTAGAGATATGTGTGTCCCCTATAAAATTATAGAATGCAGAAAttgcaaatgttttttcaaaAACTGGGTGGGGTACTGTGGGAACGGAAGGCGTGGAGAACTGCGAGGGTTTTATTCCGACACTGAATTTCTTGAGCATTGCCCAGACTGCCAGTTTTAG